CTTTATGAGATTTGAAATCTGAGATTTGAGATTCCTAGGCCCGTGATCTTCCTACGACTTATACCGCCACAGCTGCGGAATCGCCGCGCTGATCGCAAAGATCATCACAAAACACAGCGCGCTGCCGAGCAAGAGCGCATTGGGCGCGCCGATCCATTGAGCGGCGGCGCCGGCCAGGATGGCGCCCAAGCCATTGGTGGCCTGGGCGAAGACGGTGATGAGGCTCGAGGCGCGGCCTAACATGCCGTCGGGGGCGAGGAGCTGCACGACGGTGCGTCGGATGGCGACGCTGACGGAGTCTGTGAAACCAAGAATCAGCGTGCTGGCCACCGCCATCCAATACCAGTTTGAGACGCCGAGCAGAGCTAGGCTGCCGGCAAAGATCAGCGCCGCGACGATGACCAGCACGCCTTTACGCTGGATGTTGCCGATCATCAAAATGACGAACGAGCCGATGATGGCGCCCGCCGACGGTGCGCCGTAAAGCAAACCCAAGCCCGACGCGCCGGTTTTGAAAACGTCGGCGGCAAAGATTGGCAGGATCGGCCGGTAAAAGCCGACGAGCGTGACGCCGAAGTCGAGCAGAAATAGCGAGAGGATAATCCGCTGCGCCCAGATAAACTCGATGCCTTCGAAGATGCTGCGCAGATTTACGCGGCGTCTGTCTTCCGGCACACCCGAGATATGCATCGAGAAAATTGCCAATCCGGCCGGAACAAAAGTCGCGATGGTTAGGAAATAGGTGTTGACCAAACCGACCTGATCGATGAGCATGCCGCCGATGGCGGGGCCGAGGAGAAAGCTGCACTGTATGATGATCGTATTCAATGTGACAGCGTTCATCATATAGGCCTGCGGCACCAGCCGTGGAATCAGCGCCGAACGCGCCGGCCAGTTGAAGACTTCGACCAGGGCGCCGAAAAATCCCAGGGTGTAGATATGCCATACCTGGATGGTGCCGCTAAGGGTCAGTAGGCCGAGCAGTAGGCTAGGAATCAATTGCAATGCGACGGTAACGACCAACAGTTTTTTTCGATCGAAGGCGTCGGCCACGGCGC
This portion of the Deltaproteobacteria bacterium genome encodes:
- a CDS encoding MFS transporter, whose protein sequence is MAQTDTNNSATSAEAVRPWASLAFRDYRMVWIASVCNAVAIQIRNVAGLYQVYEISGSALQLGLTGFSQAFPFVIFGLFAGAVADAFDRKKLLVVTVALQLIPSLLLGLLTLSGTIQVWHIYTLGFFGALVEVFNWPARSALIPRLVPQAYMMNAVTLNTIIIQCSFLLGPAIGGMLIDQVGLVNTYFLTIATFVPAGLAIFSMHISGVPEDRRRVNLRSIFEGIEFIWAQRIILSLFLLDFGVTLVGFYRPILPIFAADVFKTGASGLGLLYGAPSAGAIIGSFVILMIGNIQRKGVLVIVAALIFAGSLALLGVSNWYWMAVASTLILGFTDSVSVAIRRTVVQLLAPDGMLGRASSLITVFAQATNGLGAILAGAAAQWIGAPNALLLGSALCFVMIFAISAAIPQLWRYKS